One Estrella lausannensis DNA window includes the following coding sequences:
- the asd gene encoding archaetidylserine decarboxylase (Phosphatidylserine decarboxylase is synthesized as a single chain precursor. Generation of the pyruvoyl active site from a Ser is coupled to cleavage of a Gly-Ser bond between the larger (beta) and smaller (alpha chains). It is an integral membrane protein.) yields the protein MTPIFYINRETGKREKEEVFGERAISFLYGGSKAGSFIQNLVSKIPLFSTLYGCLQSSALSKGKVTAFIDKYGVNTTEFEKAPQEFQSFNDFFTRKLKKEARPISEGDNVAIIPADGRFLFYSNISEEKNFIVKGKQFDLKSFLNDEALAKEYEGGALVLGRLCPVDYHRFHFPVSGVAESPKLINGPLFSVNPFAVRQNINILFENKRYVTKIETTAFQQVLLVEIGATFVGKVVSTFSPGKPVEKGDEKGYFSFGGSAVALLFKRGTLLIEKDLLQGTEEGLEVLCKMGQPLGKAAPE from the coding sequence ATGACGCCGATTTTCTACATCAACCGCGAGACGGGAAAAAGAGAAAAGGAAGAGGTTTTTGGAGAACGAGCGATCTCTTTTCTCTACGGAGGATCCAAGGCGGGCTCTTTCATCCAGAACCTCGTTTCCAAAATCCCCCTCTTTTCGACACTCTATGGCTGCTTGCAGTCCTCCGCTTTGAGCAAGGGAAAGGTAACCGCGTTTATCGACAAATACGGCGTCAACACCACTGAGTTTGAAAAGGCACCGCAAGAATTTCAATCCTTCAACGATTTTTTCACCAGAAAACTAAAAAAAGAAGCGCGCCCCATCAGCGAAGGCGACAATGTCGCGATCATACCGGCCGACGGACGTTTCCTTTTCTACTCCAACATATCGGAAGAGAAAAATTTCATCGTGAAGGGAAAGCAGTTTGACCTGAAAAGTTTCCTGAACGATGAAGCTCTGGCTAAAGAATATGAGGGGGGCGCCCTGGTTCTTGGAAGGCTGTGCCCCGTCGACTATCACCGTTTCCATTTTCCGGTCTCGGGAGTGGCCGAAAGCCCCAAGCTCATCAATGGTCCGTTGTTTTCAGTAAACCCCTTCGCCGTGCGTCAAAACATCAATATCCTCTTCGAGAACAAACGCTACGTCACAAAAATTGAAACAACCGCTTTTCAACAAGTACTGCTCGTTGAAATCGGCGCTACTTTTGTTGGCAAAGTCGTCAGCACCTTTTCTCCTGGAAAGCCCGTCGAAAAAGGGGACGAGAAAGGATATTTTTCATTTGGGGGATCTGCTGTCGCCCTTCTCTTCAAAAGGGGCACGCTGCTTATCGAAAAAGATCTTCTTCAAGGAACTGAAGAAGGGCTTGAAGTGCTCTGCAAAATGGGGCAACCTCTTGGCAAGGCAGCCCCTGAATAA
- a CDS encoding GIY-YIG nuclease family protein, translating to MQPINAVRTYPVQCETMKDGTQRIKVLMSPGVKKMKRAVYMFHSTKSEQRLIGATTTLRERIYKYHTDINSGKKTNSFLDDIRKKPDDFKLSVLEVVSPDVKLGDREKFHIKRLNTFKKGYNSNRGGGGSFGVSRVSKVAANVISNPVFKTPSKRYRFQRAGKGVRVDFGGSPTKHKKRVIYSILEDGKLPALDQENQAASANAAPTKHQIGLTTQPISRRISQHVHIINNPKHLEAHRDIYERIRENPEAFAVAVMHEAQEGEDLAELERTFIKSKPLVFNKNKGGGGIPGNR from the coding sequence ATGCAACCGATCAACGCTGTCAGGACCTATCCCGTTCAATGTGAAACCATGAAAGACGGCACCCAAAGAATCAAAGTCCTGATGAGTCCCGGCGTTAAAAAGATGAAAAGGGCAGTTTACATGTTCCACTCGACAAAGTCGGAGCAAAGGCTTATCGGGGCGACAACAACCCTTAGAGAACGCATCTACAAATACCACACCGATATCAATAGCGGAAAAAAAACAAACTCCTTTCTTGATGACATCCGAAAAAAACCTGATGATTTTAAATTATCCGTACTGGAAGTTGTCAGCCCGGACGTAAAACTTGGGGATAGGGAAAAGTTTCACATCAAACGTCTGAATACTTTTAAAAAGGGCTACAACAGCAATCGGGGCGGCGGTGGATCCTTTGGCGTATCCCGCGTCAGCAAAGTTGCCGCAAACGTTATAAGCAACCCCGTTTTCAAAACACCGAGCAAAAGATACCGCTTTCAAAGGGCGGGCAAAGGCGTGCGCGTCGACTTCGGCGGCAGCCCTACAAAACACAAAAAACGAGTTATCTACTCCATACTCGAAGATGGCAAGCTCCCCGCGTTAGACCAAGAGAATCAGGCAGCGAGCGCTAATGCAGCCCCGACAAAACACCAGATTGGACTGACCACACAGCCGATAAGCCGCCGGATCAGCCAACATGTGCACATCATCAACAACCCCAAACATCTAGAAGCTCATCGTGATATTTATGAGCGCATCAGAGAGAACCCTGAAGCCTTCGCGGTTGCCGTGATGCATGAGGCTCAAGAAGGCGAAGACCTTGCCGAATTAGAAAGGACGTTCATCAAATCCAAACCTCTTGTTTTTAATAAAAACAAAGGTGGCGGCGGAATACCCGGAAACCGATAA
- the waaF gene encoding lipopolysaccharide heptosyltransferase II produces the protein MTEEPRNIIIRMPNWIGDLVMATPLLSDLRNRFPKAELTVMCQSNLSPLLRQDTDVDQVLSFTKKQKWVHSDSADISRSLKLGGFDVGILTTNSFSSAWWFFRGNVRRRIGFGGNFRSLLLTDKVSEPVNKEIEHQVVTYKRLLAPLGIGISETKPRLHLDPEEVGAAKERLRKWGVVLGKTPLIGINPGAAYGSAKCWLPERFRDVTQKLMEDPDCFVLYFGDSSTSKLVNDICSGMPQRVINLAGKTTLAELVATLSLCSVLLTNDSGPMHMAAALNIPLVALFGSTNPVKTGPFGIGQVIHKQVSCSPCYRRVCPIDFRCMTSIGVNEVYEAVRKQLAVKLK, from the coding sequence GTGACAGAAGAACCGCGCAACATCATTATCCGCATGCCAAACTGGATCGGCGATCTGGTGATGGCGACTCCTTTACTCAGTGACCTCCGCAATCGATTTCCTAAAGCGGAATTGACCGTGATGTGTCAGTCCAATCTCTCTCCGCTTTTAAGGCAGGACACCGATGTAGATCAGGTATTGAGCTTTACCAAAAAGCAGAAATGGGTTCATTCAGATTCAGCCGATATTTCAAGATCGCTTAAGCTGGGCGGTTTCGATGTGGGCATTTTGACGACCAATTCTTTCTCCTCTGCCTGGTGGTTTTTTCGGGGTAATGTACGCCGTCGCATAGGCTTTGGTGGAAATTTCAGATCCCTTTTGCTCACAGACAAGGTTTCAGAGCCGGTTAACAAAGAAATTGAACATCAGGTGGTGACTTATAAAAGGTTGCTTGCGCCTTTGGGCATCGGCATATCGGAGACTAAGCCACGGCTTCACTTGGATCCAGAAGAGGTGGGAGCGGCCAAAGAAAGGCTCAGAAAGTGGGGAGTGGTATTGGGGAAAACCCCTCTTATAGGCATCAATCCCGGTGCGGCCTATGGTTCGGCAAAATGCTGGCTGCCGGAGCGGTTCAGGGATGTCACGCAAAAGTTGATGGAAGATCCCGACTGTTTTGTCCTCTATTTTGGTGACAGCTCGACTTCGAAACTTGTCAACGACATATGCTCGGGGATGCCGCAGCGGGTGATCAATTTAGCCGGGAAAACTACTCTGGCGGAGCTCGTTGCCACCCTTTCTCTTTGCTCTGTTTTGCTAACCAATGACAGCGGTCCGATGCATATGGCCGCAGCCCTCAATATCCCTCTAGTGGCTCTTTTTGGATCCACCAACCCGGTAAAAACAGGTCCTTTTGGTATCGGTCAGGTGATTCATAAGCAGGTTTCTTGCTCCCCCTGTTACCGAAGGGTCTGTCCGATCGATTTTCGCTGCATGACTTCCATTGGTGTAAACGAGGTCTATGAGGCGGTGAGAAAGCAGCTCGCGGTCAAGCTTAAATGA
- the nth gene encoding endonuclease III, with product MDKKRKAAAIAKILNRCFPDPEIPLKHSDPFTLLIATLLSAQATDAAVNKVTPRLFQRAPTPFKMAELEEAEVRELIRTIGLFNTKAKAIVKLSRMLVDGWGGEVPSTFEELESLPGVGHKTASVVMCQAFHKPAFPVDTHIHRLAKRWGLSRGKDVKETEVDLKAVFPKSKWAKLHLQMIYFGRTFCKARNHLAEECPICTFLKSDSN from the coding sequence ATGGATAAAAAAAGAAAAGCCGCTGCCATCGCCAAGATTTTAAACCGCTGCTTTCCTGATCCTGAAATCCCTCTCAAACATAGTGATCCCTTTACTTTACTGATCGCCACCCTGCTTTCAGCTCAGGCGACAGATGCGGCGGTCAACAAAGTGACGCCCCGTCTTTTTCAGAGAGCCCCCACCCCTTTTAAGATGGCCGAGCTTGAAGAGGCGGAGGTTCGGGAGTTGATCCGCACAATCGGTCTTTTCAATACGAAAGCCAAAGCGATAGTCAAACTTTCCAGGATGCTTGTGGATGGATGGGGTGGAGAGGTCCCTTCAACTTTTGAAGAACTGGAGTCTCTGCCCGGAGTTGGTCATAAGACAGCCTCCGTGGTCATGTGTCAGGCTTTTCATAAGCCAGCCTTTCCGGTGGACACGCATATTCATCGCCTGGCCAAAAGGTGGGGGTTAAGCCGAGGAAAAGATGTTAAGGAGACAGAAGTGGACTTAAAGGCTGTTTTTCCCAAAAGTAAATGGGCGAAACTGCATTTGCAAATGATCTATTTTGGACGGACCTTTTGCAAGGCCAGAAATCATCTGGCGGAGGAGTGTCCGATTTGCACGTTTCTTAAAAGTGACTCTAATTAA
- a CDS encoding UTP--glucose-1-phosphate uridylyltransferase — protein sequence MDEVADDRLQRAQEKLERMGQTHLLKWWSKLPSVAQDALLQQVEDIDIPLLKRQQAQLAAVTLPVQRSIQPLKSVLRSGDPKLKQEGRKALSEGKVGALIVAGGQGTRLGFDHPKGMYQVTAARRKSLFQLLAEKTKACGMMVNRELPLSIMTSKENEAETKRYFHNNHLFELSESQIGFFTQNSLPLLDTQGRLFLEEKGRIAFGPDGNGSALNCFAKSPLYKAWKESGVRYVVFSLIDNPLADPYDMELVGRAMQTGADVVIKAVERSGTEEKVGILAEVDGKVGVIEYTEFPKDLWNQKGKDRALLYNFANISLFCLSMEFIKKAGEDLFEKMPLHKAFKAVPYLDSFGGVVKPNHPFAWKFERFIFDFLPFAENVEIVVYPRSVCFSPLKNAEGEASPETVKQDLTSLDRSVLRNLFGEEPPQEIVEIAQDFYYPTSDLLERFKGSKLPPSPYLDGYKYL from the coding sequence ATGGATGAAGTGGCGGATGACAGGCTGCAGAGAGCTCAAGAAAAGCTTGAAAGAATGGGGCAAACCCATCTTCTGAAGTGGTGGAGCAAGTTGCCTTCAGTGGCTCAAGACGCCCTTCTTCAGCAGGTTGAAGATATTGATATTCCACTCTTGAAGAGACAGCAGGCGCAACTTGCCGCGGTGACCCTTCCGGTGCAGAGGTCGATACAACCGCTCAAATCAGTCTTAAGAAGTGGCGATCCCAAGCTTAAACAGGAGGGTAGGAAGGCTCTATCAGAGGGTAAGGTGGGGGCTCTTATCGTGGCCGGAGGGCAGGGCACGAGGCTCGGTTTCGATCATCCCAAAGGAATGTACCAGGTGACTGCGGCAAGGAGGAAATCACTCTTCCAGCTGCTTGCCGAAAAAACAAAGGCATGCGGGATGATGGTGAATCGAGAGCTTCCTCTTTCGATTATGACCTCCAAGGAAAATGAAGCTGAAACCAAGCGTTACTTCCACAATAATCATTTATTTGAACTCTCAGAAAGTCAGATCGGTTTTTTTACCCAAAACAGTCTTCCCCTTCTTGATACCCAGGGGCGTCTTTTCCTTGAAGAGAAAGGAAGAATTGCATTCGGCCCGGACGGGAACGGATCGGCGCTTAACTGTTTTGCCAAATCGCCTCTTTACAAGGCCTGGAAGGAGAGTGGAGTGAGGTATGTCGTCTTTTCATTGATCGACAACCCCCTGGCCGATCCTTATGACATGGAGTTGGTTGGCAGGGCCATGCAGACGGGGGCCGACGTTGTCATCAAGGCGGTTGAAAGAAGCGGAACGGAAGAGAAGGTGGGCATCCTGGCCGAGGTGGACGGCAAGGTGGGGGTGATCGAGTACACTGAATTTCCTAAAGACCTATGGAATCAAAAGGGAAAGGACAGGGCTCTGCTGTACAATTTTGCCAATATCAGTCTCTTTTGCCTTAGCATGGAATTTATTAAAAAGGCGGGAGAGGATCTTTTTGAGAAAATGCCCCTCCACAAGGCGTTTAAGGCCGTTCCCTATTTGGATTCGTTTGGGGGCGTTGTGAAACCGAACCACCCGTTTGCCTGGAAATTCGAGCGCTTTATATTTGACTTTCTCCCCTTCGCAGAAAATGTAGAGATTGTCGTATACCCTCGGTCCGTTTGCTTTAGCCCTTTAAAAAATGCAGAAGGAGAGGCCAGCCCCGAGACGGTAAAACAAGATCTCACATCCCTTGATCGGAGTGTTCTTCGTAACCTTTTTGGGGAGGAGCCTCCTCAGGAAATTGTCGAGATCGCACAGGATTTTTACTATCCCACAAGCGATCTTCTCGAGCGGTTCAAGGGATCTAAACTTCCTCCCTCTCCTTACTTAGATGGTTATAAATATTTATAA
- a CDS encoding DUF6056 family protein: MDGNKKIWIILGSLALMASALFILMTALWQPMAADDYDILTSYLDTHSLFHHVMSWYNNWSGRVLGYAIGGLALSGDMPRAVFQSISAFMFISLACLCLLLTQKEKIECKRADLFLYLIMLSLLWFCLPIIGQTVFWTSGAVVYLWPAFFLLLLIYSILRPFITGARDEDPHFVAAISAFFLGLIVGNFQEQAALSLLTFLLIVSVIPSIRHKIAFFGKVLPAAAGLFIGFLILSMAPGNAERQSLVEGLSFSDTIFRVSRFISKIFSADTLVFVFALAILKTALRSFDNDKAEGARESTLIWIGLSAVSALPILIFPKFEQPRTAFYSSLFMILFLAASLMGRKKALEALLERQPYLVLLAALPLFMSTSHAALMAKKLHSQDLERTELAREALKTGKEVAFAPRPAINTYKVFAWDLSTNPKSMYNKMYSKVNTVPPVKVDMALVEDPDYP; encoded by the coding sequence ATGGATGGAAATAAAAAAATCTGGATTATCCTTGGCTCTTTGGCTTTAATGGCTTCCGCCCTCTTCATCCTCATGACAGCGCTCTGGCAGCCCATGGCGGCCGATGACTACGATATCCTGACCAGTTACCTGGATACCCACTCTCTTTTTCATCACGTCATGTCGTGGTACAATAACTGGTCCGGAAGAGTTTTAGGATACGCCATCGGAGGCTTGGCTCTCTCAGGAGATATGCCAAGAGCTGTTTTCCAATCCATTTCAGCCTTCATGTTTATCTCTTTGGCCTGTCTCTGCCTGCTTCTGACACAGAAAGAAAAGATCGAATGCAAGCGAGCGGATCTCTTCTTATATCTCATCATGCTTTCCCTGCTGTGGTTTTGCCTTCCCATCATCGGGCAGACTGTCTTTTGGACTTCCGGGGCCGTGGTCTACCTTTGGCCGGCGTTTTTTCTACTTTTATTGATTTACAGTATTTTACGCCCATTCATAACCGGGGCGAGGGATGAAGATCCGCATTTTGTGGCGGCTATCAGTGCCTTTTTCTTAGGGCTCATTGTCGGCAATTTCCAGGAACAGGCAGCTCTCTCCCTTCTGACCTTTTTGCTGATCGTTTCCGTCATCCCCAGCATCCGGCATAAGATCGCCTTTTTTGGTAAAGTTCTACCGGCTGCGGCGGGTCTTTTCATTGGATTTCTCATTCTAAGCATGGCGCCCGGCAACGCGGAGAGGCAAAGCCTGGTGGAGGGATTAAGCTTTTCAGATACTATCTTTCGCGTGTCCCGTTTCATAAGCAAGATTTTCAGCGCAGACACTCTTGTCTTTGTCTTCGCCTTAGCCATACTCAAGACGGCCCTGCGAAGTTTCGACAACGATAAGGCGGAGGGGGCACGGGAAAGCACTCTCATCTGGATAGGCCTCTCGGCCGTCTCCGCGCTCCCCATCTTGATATTTCCCAAATTCGAGCAGCCGCGGACCGCGTTTTACTCCTCTCTTTTTATGATCCTCTTTCTGGCCGCTTCGCTGATGGGCAGAAAAAAAGCGCTGGAGGCGCTCCTTGAGAGGCAGCCATATCTAGTTCTTCTTGCCGCCCTCCCCCTCTTCATGAGCACATCGCATGCGGCCCTGATGGCAAAAAAACTCCACTCTCAGGATTTGGAAAGGACGGAATTGGCAAGAGAGGCTCTAAAAACAGGGAAGGAGGTAGCATTCGCACCCCGCCCGGCCATCAACACCTATAAAGTTTTCGCTTGGGATCTGAGTACCAATCCTAAGAGCATGTACAACAAAATGTACTCCAAGGTCAACACCGTCCCGCCTGTCAAGGTGGATATGGCATTGGTCGAAGATCCCGACTATCCTTAA
- a CDS encoding Bax inhibitor-1/YccA family membrane protein, producing MRSSNPTLPDDLYYGSRVYGGERMTVQGVIFKTLISLLLVMLTAGYTWLKFSETGNPAAVTPWMIGGAIVGFVLSLATVFKKEWAPITAPLYALAEGLFIGGISAIFEQSYSGIVFQAACLTFGTLFAMLMAYQSGLIRVTETFKMIVVAATGGIALVYLIGIVLSFFGVGMQFIFGSGPFGILFSIFVVGVAAFNLVMDFDFIEKGSAMGAPKYMEWYGSFALMVTLVWLYIEFLRLLAKLRDNR from the coding sequence ATGAGATCGTCAAACCCGACCTTGCCCGATGATCTGTACTACGGATCGAGAGTGTATGGTGGCGAAAGAATGACAGTGCAGGGGGTGATCTTCAAAACGCTGATCTCACTTCTGCTCGTGATGCTCACTGCCGGTTATACATGGCTTAAATTTTCCGAGACCGGAAACCCCGCAGCGGTGACTCCCTGGATGATCGGTGGAGCGATTGTCGGATTTGTCCTGTCGCTTGCCACGGTGTTCAAAAAAGAGTGGGCTCCCATTACAGCACCTCTATACGCTTTGGCAGAAGGCCTTTTTATCGGAGGCATCTCGGCCATTTTTGAGCAATCCTATTCGGGAATTGTCTTTCAGGCTGCCTGCTTAACATTCGGAACCCTCTTTGCCATGCTCATGGCCTACCAGTCGGGACTGATCCGAGTGACTGAGACGTTTAAGATGATTGTTGTCGCAGCGACAGGAGGCATCGCCCTTGTCTATCTGATCGGCATCGTCTTGTCATTCTTTGGCGTTGGCATGCAGTTTATTTTCGGCAGCGGTCCTTTTGGAATCTTGTTCAGTATCTTTGTAGTCGGCGTCGCCGCCTTCAACTTGGTGATGGACTTTGACTTCATTGAGAAAGGGAGTGCGATGGGTGCGCCCAAATATATGGAGTGGTACGGAAGCTTTGCGCTGATGGTCACCTTGGTTTGGCTTTATATTGAGTTTTTGAGGCTCCTCGCCAAGCTGCGCGACAACCGCTAA
- the mnmE gene encoding tRNA uridine-5-carboxymethylaminomethyl(34) synthesis GTPase MnmE, which produces MEFTHQAYQPGETVAAIATPPGEGGVAMIRISGQQAFDVAERVFSGPVKNYRSHTAHFGYIKDGAGSRVDEVLLLPMKGPRSFTGEDTVEIFCHGGSLITKKVLEVVLKAGARAASPGEFTFKAFMNGKVDLTQAEAIQELIMAKNERALNSAENQLQGRLSERVREFERELIRVYAILEAWVDFPDEGLEFAPMEEVINDLETIASAMDRLIATYHDGRIIHEGVSLCLIGSPNAGKSSLLNALLGKDRAIVSDIPGTTRDVLEDHMRLAGLNIKLVDTAGIREAVEAIEKEGIRRTHSAIDDADVILYVLDATLGHSALDAELCKKLSGRKVIAVWNKVDLPHPPIETDWFSHNVRVSAQRGEGIDTLTEMIGTVVFERGAPSKEEVVLTSVRHKEALDEARESLEKVVLGLKGGVSPEFIAFDMRQSLSSLGRIIGLNVTEDMLTKIFSTFCIGK; this is translated from the coding sequence ATGGAATTTACGCATCAAGCCTACCAACCCGGTGAAACAGTAGCCGCTATCGCGACTCCTCCTGGAGAGGGAGGAGTGGCCATGATCCGCATTTCAGGCCAGCAGGCTTTCGATGTGGCTGAAAGAGTCTTTTCTGGACCGGTCAAAAATTACCGATCTCACACCGCCCATTTTGGCTATATCAAAGACGGGGCAGGATCCCGTGTCGATGAGGTGCTGCTACTGCCTATGAAAGGTCCAAGGTCCTTTACGGGAGAGGATACTGTCGAAATTTTTTGCCACGGCGGCAGTTTAATCACCAAAAAAGTTCTTGAAGTTGTCTTGAAGGCGGGAGCCAGAGCGGCAAGCCCCGGAGAGTTCACATTCAAAGCGTTCATGAATGGTAAAGTCGACCTCACTCAGGCCGAAGCGATTCAGGAACTCATCATGGCAAAAAATGAGAGGGCTCTCAATTCCGCCGAAAACCAGCTTCAGGGCCGTCTTTCGGAACGGGTGCGCGAGTTTGAGAGAGAGTTGATCCGCGTTTATGCCATTTTGGAAGCATGGGTTGACTTTCCTGACGAGGGACTGGAATTTGCCCCGATGGAGGAAGTAATTAACGATTTGGAAACCATCGCTTCCGCGATGGACCGCCTGATCGCAACCTACCATGACGGACGGATCATCCATGAAGGGGTTTCACTCTGTCTTATCGGCAGCCCCAATGCCGGTAAATCCTCTCTTTTAAATGCCCTTCTCGGAAAGGATCGGGCGATCGTTTCCGATATTCCCGGAACGACAAGAGATGTTCTGGAAGATCATATGCGCCTTGCAGGCCTTAACATCAAGCTGGTGGATACGGCCGGTATTCGCGAAGCCGTCGAAGCGATCGAAAAAGAGGGGATTCGTCGCACCCATTCGGCAATAGACGACGCCGACGTGATTTTGTACGTACTTGACGCAACGCTTGGGCATAGCGCTTTGGATGCTGAACTGTGCAAAAAACTCTCCGGAAGGAAGGTGATCGCGGTTTGGAATAAAGTCGACCTGCCTCATCCTCCCATCGAAACAGATTGGTTTTCCCACAATGTCCGGGTCTCTGCGCAAAGGGGGGAGGGGATCGACACCCTGACGGAAATGATCGGCACAGTGGTGTTTGAGCGGGGAGCGCCGTCCAAAGAAGAGGTTGTCCTCACCTCCGTCCGGCATAAAGAGGCGCTTGACGAGGCAAGAGAGTCACTTGAGAAGGTGGTGCTGGGGCTTAAAGGCGGGGTGTCACCGGAATTCATCGCGTTTGACATGCGGCAGTCTTTAAGTTCGCTCGGCCGCATCATCGGGTTGAATGTCACCGAAGATATGCTGACGAAAATATTTTCAACGTTCTGCATCGGAAAATGA
- the ruvC gene encoding crossover junction endodeoxyribonuclease RuvC: MNREKKSTVILGIDPGTQVTGYGVIHLTERGMEAVDFGCIRPKASLSLHDKYLLIFNGVSHLLDTFQPIALAIETQFVKINPSSALKLGMARGSIIVAARMRGIEVVEYAPTVAKKSITGTGRASKEQVQGMTQKILKLDKLPTPEDAADALSIAICHANRMHFKSTVVSHLL; encoded by the coding sequence ATGAACAGAGAAAAAAAAAGCACCGTCATCTTAGGGATAGATCCAGGGACACAAGTCACCGGCTATGGGGTGATCCATCTTACAGAAAGGGGAATGGAGGCTGTTGACTTTGGGTGCATAAGACCGAAAGCCTCGCTCTCCCTGCACGATAAATACCTTCTCATTTTCAATGGGGTCTCTCATCTCCTGGACACGTTCCAACCTATAGCCCTGGCCATTGAGACGCAATTTGTGAAAATCAACCCTTCAAGCGCTCTCAAGCTGGGAATGGCGAGGGGCTCTATTATTGTAGCGGCACGGATGCGAGGTATCGAAGTGGTCGAGTACGCGCCAACGGTTGCTAAAAAATCGATTACCGGAACCGGGCGTGCTTCCAAAGAACAGGTTCAGGGTATGACGCAGAAGATTTTAAAACTGGACAAACTTCCGACGCCGGAAGATGCCGCCGATGCGCTCAGCATCGCCATATGCCATGCCAACCGGATGCATTTTAAAAGCACGGTTGTATCCCATTTATTGTAA
- the ruvA gene encoding Holliday junction branch migration protein RuvA has product MYAYIKGTVTHISSVYAVLETGGVGYQIYIPANAISRLPPKGSEALLYTSFIVREQSQQLFGFVTEGEKELFEVLLNVSGIGPKTAISLIGHMNYHEFVDAVKNEDIKKICRVPGIGKKTAERLFLEIRDKLPSLYGIDPSHFQIKKGSPDEIIIQDAISGLINLGYNQSMASKAVQKVMETHQGIGLAELITLSLKGI; this is encoded by the coding sequence ATGTACGCCTACATCAAAGGAACCGTCACTCATATCTCCTCCGTCTATGCTGTCTTGGAAACGGGCGGCGTGGGCTACCAGATCTATATCCCGGCAAACGCCATCTCTAGACTGCCCCCCAAAGGATCGGAAGCTCTGCTCTACACCTCCTTTATCGTTAGGGAACAGTCCCAGCAGCTTTTCGGATTTGTCACAGAGGGTGAGAAGGAGCTTTTTGAAGTTCTGCTCAATGTCTCGGGGATCGGCCCCAAAACAGCGATCAGCCTGATCGGCCATATGAATTATCATGAATTTGTCGATGCCGTAAAAAACGAAGACATCAAAAAAATCTGCCGCGTCCCGGGCATCGGCAAAAAGACGGCGGAGAGGCTCTTTTTGGAAATTCGGGACAAACTCCCGTCTCTCTACGGAATAGACCCCTCCCATTTCCAGATCAAGAAAGGATCTCCCGATGAAATCATCATCCAGGATGCCATCTCAGGACTGATCAATTTAGGGTATAACCAGAGTATGGCGAGCAAAGCAGTTCAGAAGGTGATGGAGACCCATCAGGGAATAGGCCTGGCTGAACTCATCACCCTTTCACTTAAAGGGATTTAA